The genomic stretch GGCATCGCTAAATTTCAACTGGGTCGCATCAGAATAAGATACTCCGGCAGCAAATGTAAGTCCCTCGCCATGAATGGACAAGCCGGCACTATAAACAAACGGCGTTCTGAGATTATAAGAATTTTTACCGCTATATTGATAAAACTCCGGCTGATGTCCTGATTTATATGAAGCATCAAATCTTGCATCAAAATTTTCATCCACCTGATACCATGTAGGGGTTTTAACAGCAACACCAAATCTCATAAAATTGCTTAATCTTGCCTGAATGCCAAGTGTAGCATTTATACCCGAAACATTCTGATTTAGATTCTGAACGGCATCAAGCCTGTTGAAAACACGTCCTTCGATAGATGTTCCCGAGTGAATACTGTTATTGTCAAATTCAGAATATTCCTTTCTGTAAGCATAATTGCCCCATTTGCCGGTAATGCCGAAACCAAATGCAACATATTCGCTTACATCAAATGATACGCCACCACTTACGTTCTGAAGACCGCCCGTTTCGGATATCATTGATGTTTGCTGCAAACTATCACCGAATGGTGTAACAAACCCGTTATCCGTGGCATCAGCAAGATATAGTAAATATGCCCAGTTATCGTTAGTATTTCTTGGTCCGAATGACGTTTCACTGCCTATCAATGTAGCTCTGGGATTGAATCCGGAAAATGAAAATATGCTGTTAAAATCATCCTCCAAAAAATATCCAATTGCAATAGCTGCTTTGGTATCGTCAAATGAAACCGGAATAGCTATACCAGCATGAGTAATATATTCATTGTTTGAACTGAGAATATTCTTTGATGAAACAAAATCGGTTTCATTATTAGTATTCGTAAAGCCTAATCCAAAAGACAATTCAGATTTGCCGATAAGGCTCAATCCTGCTGGATTATAGTACAAAGCACTGATGTCATCGGAAATTCCGTGAAAAGATACATTCATAGCCGCCGCTCTTGGAGTTATGATTCCGTTTGGCATAGTGTATCTTAAAGCATCTTCAATGAACTGAGCCCTGACCTGAGTAACAGATATTATTATAAATAAAAATATATATATGATTATCTTTGTCATAAACTACCTCGTTCTTCCACTGCTTGAACCTGAACTCGAACCGCGCCCGGAAGAAGAGCTTCCGCTTGATGTTCTGCCACTACTTGATGAGCCGCTTGAAGATGAACCTTGCTGAACAGTACCTGATGAAGACCCGCTGCTTCGTGAAGAGCCTGATGAAGGAGCTGTGGAAGTTGACGATGAACGTGTACTTCCGCTACTATTGCTGCTACTGCCACGAAATGTGCCGCTATTTGATGAAGACTCTGAACCTGATCTGTAAATATTAGTCGAGCCGGCTGTGCGTCCCTGATTTGAAGGAGTGCTTACTGTTCTTGAACTTGTAGTTCCGGTATTGTAAGGTTTGAATGTCTTATTTTCAACTCTTGAACTGGTAGTTGCATTTGTAGAAGTTGCTCTTGAAGAGCTTCCCGATGAGGATACTTCTCTAAATGTATTGCCTGAAGTTCCGACTGTGTTGCTTCTCACTGATGAAGATTCTACTCTTCCGCTTGAAGTTGCCGCCGAACCTGTCCTGTATCTGTTTGAGGAAGTACTTGTAGTCGCATTTCGACCCTGATTGTGTGAATAGCTGCCGCGATTTGCACCAAAACTTCTGTATGTGCTGTTGTCAATAGCTCTGCTGCTACGTGAGTAAACAGGCTGGTTGTACCAGTTATGGTAACCACCTACAAAATGACCACCCCAGTAACCTCCGTAATACGGATGATATGTGTACCATGGCGAATACCAGTTATAACCCCAGAAATTTGAATAATATAAAGAGAAATGACTGCCCGGAAACGGGTAAGATACCCATCCATGATAGCGATGCCACCAGGGAACCATTACCGGTACAAACACATGTGGATTATAATGATATGAATAATCAGCATGAACATAATCCAATCTTCTCATAGCTGCAGCATCATTCTGCGACATTGGATTTACCCAACCTGAATTAGTGCCGCCTGTTGCGACTGCTTCTTGTCCCTGATTAGATGAACGTGTTTCGGGATAATCAGGACTATTGTTATAACCAAAATATCCACCGGAACCGCCGGTCGAACTGCAACCTATCATTAGTGCAGCGGATGTTGCCAATATTAAAAATAACCTTTTCATTGCGTCCTCCTTAGTTTATCGTTTACTTAGATAACGAATAGCAATGAATAATGTTACATTATAATAATACTAATAATCAATTTTTTTTGGTTATTTTTTCAAAAATTGCTTAAAAAGTAAACAATTTATAAAACATTGAGGTAATTATAGAGATTTTGATAGGAATCCAGACCAAATTTTTTTCTGATATTATATTTATGATTTTCAATGCTTCGCACTGAAACTCTCAAAATAGTGGCTATATCTTTGGAATTTAATCCGGTTTTTGTCAAAGAGCAAACTTTTATTTCTGTAGGTGTGAGATTCGGGAAATTTGATGATAGAAAAGTGACGAAATTTGGATTGATTTCATGAAATCTTTGGGTAAACTCTTCCCAAACATTTGTGTCGGGTTTATTTTTGGATAAGTAATTAAGAATATTTCTTGATAGTTCTTTTTCTTTTTGACCTTCATTTTTTGAAATATTTGTTATAAATTTACTGATGCCCTCAACGAACTTAGTAAATTCAATAGATACTAAAAGCTGAGTCTGAAGTTTTTCGTTCTGCATCTTAACCTTTTGCTTGAGCATAGATATCTCAAGTGCCATTCTTTTTTGTTTTTCCTGTTGAAGTTTGACACTATCGTTGATGTTGTTTAATATTGAAAGAAGCAGATGTGGAGAATTATCCGTTTTGCGTGAGAGAAGTGAAGTTCTGCGGTTAAACCATAGATAATAACCCTTGTAGTGCTTCAGTCTGAAACTATGCTCTAAATATAGTTTATCTCCTTTGTCAGGCTTCTCTTCTTGAAGATTGTAAATAAATTCTGATTGTTTAATACTTGCCTCATCAATATCTTCATTATGAATTATTGAGTCAAAAAATTCATTCCCGCCGTTTATTAATATGTTTGGTTTATAGCCAAGCTCAATTTCTGCAAACTTATTTACATAAATATAAGGAGCTGAAATGCTCAAACAGTCATGAATGATAACAATCACCGGAGCAAATTCATATAATTTTTCTATAATATTTTGGTATTTAGTAACAAGCTGCCCTTGAGCTACATGAAAAGCATCAATCTCTTGCTTGACTAACTCACTGTAATTTGTACCATTTGTAGATGTTGTGGCTATAATCGCCGGCTCTTGTAATTTGTATTTGTGCTTTGACATTGTAATAATTTAAGTGATTTAAAAGATATATACTCAATATTGTAATCCAATTACAAATCAAAAGAGACTGACTCAGATTAAAAACCAAGAGACAGCCTCATTTGAAAAATATTCAAGTTAAAATTACATCATACCAGGTCTGACAACATTTAGAATTTCATCAATTGCATCAAATGCTTTATCTAAATCCCTAAAAATGTTAGTAGCCTGATATTTAGGATGGGGTAATTTCAATTTGACATCATAAACAGCGGCTTTAATTAATATACTTCCTCCTTCAATGATGAAAGAGCCGCAAACAACTTTTTTCACATTCAGTTTTCCAATTGCTTTCCACATATCGGTAAAGTATTGTGGATTAGCAGGGTCAAGATTAAGGTCAGCCAAAGCCGCCTCAACTGAATCAGCCGGAACTATACGGTAGCTCAATTCTTCAGGGTCAGCGCCAATGAGTGCATTGGTAAGACTATCCTGAAGTGTGAAGCACCATTCATTATAATCAAATTTCCCGTCCATATTTTGGAATGGGAGAACTGCAATTCGGTTTTGTGCACTAGATGTGTAAACAAATGCAAATGAAACCAAAATAATTGCAATAAGGGTGGAACTTTTTTTCATATCAGCACCTGTATATTTATGTTACATTGTTACTATTTAAATAGTCGTTAATTTCATTAAATCTACTTTTAATTTTCTCATACAAGGGTTTGGAACGTGTCCAGTCATTTGCTTTGGCATATCCCATCAGCTCAATACCCATGTCGCCAAGATCATTGAATCCAAACTGATAGCATGACCCTTTGATTGTATGTGCCATTCTGTATAACTCGTCTGTCTGATTATTAGCTTCGTATGTGTAATAATCATTTAAGTCATTTATCCAGGTTTCTACAAACTCCGGAATTAATTCTCTTATAAAAGGATCTTCAGGTAAATTCACAATTCAAATCCTAAATTTTTTAATATTCAAATTAAAGCAAAAAAAACATTAAAACCAAATTATTTTGTAAATATATAAAAATTAATGTTACTTTTTTCCCTTTATTAATTTTTTAGCTTGGTGTTAGAGGAATTTTATATAAAATTAGATAAATGAAAAATTTTGTATAATCCATACAAAATCGAATATTAGAAGAAAGCGATAAGCCGAATTCTGTCTTGAATGAAAATCACCCGAGGCAATCATTTATCTGGGACAGATGTCACCATCTGCCTCATGCAGCCTACCCAAGTTGCACGAAGTAAATCAACCCTTGGAACAAAGGGTAAATTCCGAAGAATTTCGCAACTCCTATTTGGCTTTGCTCCACGCGGGGTTTGCCGGGCTGCCAGATCACCCTGACACCGGTAGGCTCTTACCCTGCCCTTTCACCCTTACCTCCTGCGGCATAAATGCCCGGATAGGCGGTTTACTTTCTGTTGCACTTTCCGTCAGCTTCGATGGTAATTAAACTGTCGTTACTGCCTTCGGGTTACGAAGCGCGTTGTTCCTGTGGAGTTCGGACTTTCCTGAAAAGAATGACTCGTAAAAAGTCATTCTCCCCCGATTGCCTGCTTTCCCCTAAAATTCGCAATTATAAATCATATTTAGCGGAGAATTAAATTTTCAAAGAACTAAAATATTTCGCCTACTACAATATCATCTGGCAGTAATAATCTTCCGCAGTTTTCACAATAGTAAGTGTGGTTAGGATTATTACGTACTTCAACTATAATTTGAGCAGGTATTGCACTAAAACAACCTGTACAACTGTTCTTTTTGATAATAACAGCAGCATCACGGTGCATCGTGCGAATCCTTTCATAATCCTTTATAAATTTGCTCTGAATTATCTTTACTATATCAAGACGTTTATTCTGCAAATAAGTTAACTCTTCGTTCTGGTCGCCGGAAAGTAGCTGGGCTTCTTCGTATTTGTCCTCTAATTCTTTCTTTGCTTCATCATATTCTTTTGTCTGTCCTTCGAGAATATTCATGAGGTTTTCCTGCTTAACACCTTCAGTGCGAAGTCTGTCGCTCAATTTTTCATGCTCGGATTTCAGATGAGCTACTTCGTTGGTTATAGCATCAAATTCCTTATTATTTCTTACCTTAAACTGCTGTTCGGTAAGTCTTTCCTCTTTATCTTTAAGGTCAACAAGCGTTGCTTTTGCTGAGCTTACAAATTTTTTGATTTCAGCAAGAATACCCTCTGTTTCCTCAACAAGAAGCTTTTTCTCGTTGACTTTCATCTCGATTTTGTTTATCTGGTCAGGTAAATCACCATAATCTTCAAGCATTTCATCGAGACGCAGGTCTATGTTTGCTAATATCGCTATACATTGGATTTGAGAGTCCATCAATAATCACCATTTATTAAATATTTAAAATCAGTTATTTCTATTTTGTATGTAAAAATAATTTACAGGATTAGTATTAATACTTGAAAGTGTAATTTTTAAATTCATTTTTTCAAAGAGATTTGATATAATTTCGAACATCTTAGCCGAGTTAAACTGCTCCATTTCGTAATGACCTATATCAAATAACGCCATTTTTCCTTTTACTGCATGAAATAAATGATAAGTCAAATCTGCAGTTATGTATGCATCAGCTCCTGAGTTCAAAGCATTATCCAAAAAAGATGAACCGCTTCCGCCAACAATTGCTACACTATTTATAATATCACTTTTGCCATTTGTAAATTTCAAAGATGCTGAGAAAATTTCACTTAATAATTTTGCCAATTCATCAGTTGTCAAGCTTTCAGGCAGATTTCCAACAATACCGATTGCATTATTTTTACCTTGATCAGATTTAGCGAGCATCCTTCTGTCAGAAAGATTTAATTTATCTGCAATTATGTTGTTTGTTCCAAGCCTGTGTGTATCAAAATTTGTATGAATAACATAAAGTGCTATATCACTTAAAATTAACTTTCTCAGAATTTTTCCAACTCTTTCTTCATCCTGAATACTTCTTAAGGGAAAATAAATAAGAGGATGAAAAGAAATTATTAATTCAACACCTGCATTTTTTGCTTCATCTGCAACTTCATCGGTAAGCTCATAAGCTGTCAAAATTTTGCTCACTTGAGGCAAAGAACGTCCCAACTGCAGACCTGTACGGTCTCCATCAAGAATTGTATCTCCGGGAAATTCTCTTTCAAGTGTTTCTATGATTTCACTTAACAGCATTTTTTAAAAAACTTTTTTCAAAATTGTACTTATCCAATATGTAAAATTACGAAAGTTTCTGATGTCATACAATTCTTATGAATAATAAAACGTTATATTGGTGAAATATAACTAATAAATTTTAAAAAAATGAAAAAAACAGCACATTTTATCTTTTTTGCAATTTTTTTTATTTCAGGATTCAATCAGCTTTTTTCACAAACACCGGGGGGTGAAAAAGAGCCTGAATTCAATCCTGATAGCGTATTTGTATTCGAGTCACCCAGACCTTTGATTTCTAAAGGTGATAAAACCAATATCAAAGCATCTTCTTACGGATTAGATGTAATTCTATCAGATAGCGGATTTGGCTTTGGTTTTTTTTGGCAGCGACAAGTACTTGACGGCAATATGATAATTTTCTCAAATTTACTTCTTTCGGGAGCGCGTAATACTGATGAATTTGAGCAATTCATTAACGGCAGATGGCAAGTTATAAATAAAATCAACCGCGTCTACAAATTTCCCATGACATTTGGTCTTCAGCAGTTTATATTCAAAAATGCTCTATCTGAGTCACTACAGCCATTTTTGTCGCTTGGGATTGGACCTACTTTCATTTTGTCTAATCCATATACTTATGACCGTGAACCAAACGGCGAAATTATCGGTTGGTTCAAATCATTCGGATACAGTGAATTTTCTATGCGGTTTGGCGGCTCTGTGGGTATCGGAGCATATTTCGGCAATATTAATAACTCAATTTTAGGTGTTAATATTAAGTACCATTACATTCCTTATGGAGGAGATGGTATCGAAAGTATAATTGGTTTGCCGATGACAAATCTCGGTGGAGTTTTTCTATCGTTGACAATAGGAAGTGTTTATTAATATTTATTTTTAACTTTATAAATGACATTGAAATTTAAAACAGATCCGGATACCATATATCCATATACTTATGACTCTTCAAACTTGAAAGGTAGTGCTGAATTACTTTTTATACCCGAAAATTCTGATGAGCTAAACAATGCATTATTGTATTGTTATAATGAAGAAATAAAAATAACAATTTCAGGTGCAGGCACAGGAATAACTGGCGCAAGAGTTCCAAATGGCGGCGCAGTAATTTCAATGGAGAAATTCAAGAATATAAATTTATTGGATAATAACAGGGTTCAAGTCGGAAGTTCAGTAACCCTTGATGAACTTGATAAATTTCTTGCTGAACATAATTTATTTTTACCTCCTAATCCCACAGAGATTAATGCTTCAATTGGCGGTAATACTGCAAATAATGCTTCAGGAGCCAGAACGTTTAAATATGGACCCATACGCAGGTGGATTACCGGTTTAAAAGTCGTTCTGCCCAATGGCGATAGAATTAAATTAAAAAGAGGCGAGATTTTTGCAGAGAATTACAAACTAAGTATCCCCACAAAAAATGGTAGTATTTATTCAGTTAATCTACCGACTTACACAATGCCTGATGTTAAAAATGCCTCTGGTTACTTTACGGGAAGCAATATTGATGCAATAGACCTTTTTATTGGTTCTGAGGGCACACTTTGCGTTTTCGAGGAGATTGAACTCGAAGTCTTGCCGAGACCTGAAAATATTATCGGTGGCATTGTATTCTTTGATGATAATTACCGTTTGCTTGATTTTGTTACTGAATTGAGAAGTTTGAGTAGGCTTAATTTTGCAATTTCAATCAAAAAGAATGATAATCTTTGTGCAAGACTAATCGAATATTTTGATAGAAAGTCCCTTGATTTACTCTCGCCAAAATATCCTGAAATTCCTTCTGAATCAATTGGTGCTATTTGGTTTGAGCAGGAATATTACCTTGATTATGAAGAAGTGCTGATGACTAAATGGTATGAATTCATATCCAAATTTACAACACTTGCTGATGAGACATGGTTTGCTGTAAGCGATAAAGACCACCTGAAGCTAAAGGAATTTCGACATGAACTTCCACTTCAGGTCTATGAGAATTTGGCAAATAACAGCCAGAAAAAAGTTGGATTAGACTCGGCTGTTCCTGATGGTGATTTTCCAATTCTTTACAATCATTATCTTGACCAATTTGCTGATATTGAT from Ignavibacteriota bacterium encodes the following:
- a CDS encoding FAD-binding oxidoreductase, with amino-acid sequence MTLKFKTDPDTIYPYTYDSSNLKGSAELLFIPENSDELNNALLYCYNEEIKITISGAGTGITGARVPNGGAVISMEKFKNINLLDNNRVQVGSSVTLDELDKFLAEHNLFLPPNPTEINASIGGNTANNASGARTFKYGPIRRWITGLKVVLPNGDRIKLKRGEIFAENYKLSIPTKNGSIYSVNLPTYTMPDVKNASGYFTGSNIDAIDLFIGSEGTLCVFEEIELEVLPRPENIIGGIVFFDDNYRLLDFVTELRSLSRLNFAISIKKNDNLCARLIEYFDRKSLDLLSPKYPEIPSESIGAIWFEQEYYLDYEEVLMTKWYEFISKFTTLADETWFAVSDKDHLKLKEFRHELPLQVYENLANNSQKKVGLDSAVPDGDFPILYNHYLDQFADIDLEYVVFGHIGNCHLHANIFCRNDEEYAFARKLYDESIDLALSFGGTVSAEHGIGKLKKPYLIKMLGQNAIDEMIEVKKVFDDKLLLNIGTMFDLQTL
- a CDS encoding Hpt domain-containing protein — encoded protein: MNLPEDPFIRELIPEFVETWINDLNDYYTYEANNQTDELYRMAHTIKGSCYQFGFNDLGDMGIELMGYAKANDWTRSKPLYEKIKSRFNEINDYLNSNNVT
- a CDS encoding Nif3-like dinuclear metal center hexameric protein, encoding MLLSEIIETLEREFPGDTILDGDRTGLQLGRSLPQVSKILTAYELTDEVADEAKNAGVELIISFHPLIYFPLRSIQDEERVGKILRKLILSDIALYVIHTNFDTHRLGTNNIIADKLNLSDRRMLAKSDQGKNNAIGIVGNLPESLTTDELAKLLSEIFSASLKFTNGKSDIINSVAIVGGSGSSFLDNALNSGADAYITADLTYHLFHAVKGKMALFDIGHYEMEQFNSAKMFEIISNLFEKMNLKITLSSINTNPVNYFYIQNRNN
- a CDS encoding helix-turn-helix transcriptional regulator, encoding MSKHKYKLQEPAIIATTSTNGTNYSELVKQEIDAFHVAQGQLVTKYQNIIEKLYEFAPVIVIIHDCLSISAPYIYVNKFAEIELGYKPNILINGGNEFFDSIIHNEDIDEASIKQSEFIYNLQEEKPDKGDKLYLEHSFRLKHYKGYYLWFNRRTSLLSRKTDNSPHLLLSILNNINDSVKLQQEKQKRMALEISMLKQKVKMQNEKLQTQLLVSIEFTKFVEGISKFITNISKNEGQKEKELSRNILNYLSKNKPDTNVWEEFTQRFHEINPNFVTFLSSNFPNLTPTEIKVCSLTKTGLNSKDIATILRVSVRSIENHKYNIRKKFGLDSYQNLYNYLNVL